A window of Rubricoccus marinus contains these coding sequences:
- a CDS encoding TonB-dependent receptor — protein MSRLFALAALLAAFFPAAVSAQVQGTIAGVVTQEAGGEPVPGANVLVEGTNFGTAADLDGAFSFRIPEGRYVLVVSAVGFASARDTLRVRKGQTVALNVALALDDDLGSVEVTADRATIGAGVSSITPADIRAMPTPVADALRAVKVQLGVTSNNELSNAYSVRGGSTNENQFFIDGFEIYRPIRTQQGEQEGLGLVNGDLAEGLTLYAGGFPVRYGGKLASVLDVTYARPTGAIVGTAYASTLDGGAAIQGGAGPLGVAVASRISRPQSFLGGQELKGDYDPDFRDVQGLADLDLGGGHRLRAIGLAARHRFRFKPQSRVTTFGIFPDLVRTASFEFRGSENDGYDVLFGGLRLETPLAQSLRLEHSLSAYDTEEFETSDISSTVQYSNRVRRPGAPPTEFDNIPTGTPVTQADFADNSVGVATLTGGGRYRLGLGRGASEIGWQLRSLRFTDRINERSLFSYPTVSNDTTEFEQGVLQAEFDTTAVQAGLWLEQALDLLPERGRFVATAGVRADYYDLTDEWTVSPRLAAVFSASDITTFTGSLGVYHQAPTYRELRGEPAPGESTITIQTDLKSQRADVAVLGVEHLFRQRRLTFRAEAYYKRLTNLISYTVDNVRVGYSGENDSEGYAGGIDMQLRGELVPGLESWINYGFLLTEERFLTPDGFENPASPQQRADSLRFVRNGGGDWVRRPTDRRHNLSIFVQDRIPGDDTWSLHLRSLYGSRLPTTAPAVTIDAETGERTFEDGVRHAISLPAYFRFDVGATKRLRIGKGISGAPLMLLATVEILNVFDQANVIANAYNLQQRPNGSNFFEAVPTRLTPRTFNVRLRVDF, from the coding sequence ATGTCCCGTCTCTTCGCGCTCGCCGCTCTTCTCGCGGCGTTTTTCCCCGCCGCCGTCTCCGCCCAGGTACAGGGCACGATCGCGGGCGTCGTCACGCAAGAGGCCGGGGGGGAGCCGGTCCCGGGCGCCAACGTGCTCGTGGAGGGCACCAACTTCGGGACGGCCGCGGATCTCGACGGCGCGTTCTCGTTCCGCATACCCGAAGGGCGCTACGTCCTGGTGGTCTCGGCCGTGGGGTTCGCGAGCGCGCGCGACACGCTTCGCGTGCGAAAGGGGCAGACCGTCGCGCTCAACGTCGCGCTCGCGCTCGATGACGACCTGGGCTCGGTAGAGGTGACCGCGGACCGCGCGACCATCGGCGCGGGCGTCAGCAGCATCACGCCTGCCGACATCCGCGCGATGCCGACGCCTGTGGCCGACGCGCTCCGCGCCGTCAAGGTCCAACTCGGCGTGACGAGCAACAACGAGCTCTCCAACGCCTACTCCGTCCGCGGCGGGAGCACGAACGAGAACCAGTTCTTTATCGACGGCTTCGAGATCTACCGGCCCATCCGTACACAGCAGGGGGAGCAGGAGGGGCTGGGCCTCGTCAACGGCGACCTGGCCGAGGGGCTGACGTTGTACGCCGGCGGCTTTCCCGTCCGCTACGGCGGCAAGCTGGCGTCTGTCCTAGACGTGACGTACGCCCGTCCGACGGGTGCCATCGTCGGCACGGCGTACGCCTCCACGTTGGACGGCGGCGCGGCCATCCAGGGCGGCGCAGGCCCGCTCGGGGTCGCCGTGGCGTCCCGCATCTCGCGCCCGCAGTCGTTCTTGGGCGGTCAGGAACTCAAGGGCGACTACGACCCGGACTTCCGCGACGTACAGGGCCTCGCCGATCTCGACCTCGGCGGCGGCCACAGGCTCCGCGCCATCGGGCTCGCGGCGCGGCACCGGTTCCGCTTCAAGCCGCAGAGCCGCGTGACCACCTTCGGCATCTTCCCGGACTTGGTGCGCACGGCGTCGTTCGAGTTCCGAGGGTCGGAAAACGACGGCTACGACGTGCTCTTCGGCGGGCTCCGCCTGGAGACGCCTCTGGCGCAGTCGCTCCGTTTGGAGCACAGCCTCTCGGCGTACGACACTGAAGAGTTCGAGACGAGCGACATCTCGTCCACGGTGCAGTACTCCAACCGCGTGCGGCGCCCCGGCGCGCCGCCGACCGAGTTCGACAACATCCCCACGGGCACTCCCGTGACCCAGGCCGACTTCGCGGACAACTCCGTCGGCGTGGCGACGCTTACCGGCGGCGGCCGCTACCGCCTCGGGCTCGGCCGCGGCGCGAGCGAGATCGGCTGGCAGTTGCGCAGCCTCCGCTTTACGGACCGCATCAACGAGCGCTCTTTGTTCTCCTACCCGACGGTGTCCAACGACACGACGGAGTTCGAGCAGGGCGTGCTCCAGGCGGAGTTCGACACGACGGCCGTGCAGGCGGGCCTCTGGCTGGAGCAGGCGCTGGACCTCCTCCCGGAGCGGGGCCGGTTCGTCGCCACCGCTGGCGTTCGCGCGGACTACTACGACCTCACGGACGAGTGGACGGTATCGCCTCGCCTCGCGGCGGTCTTCAGCGCGAGCGACATCACCACATTTACCGGCTCGCTCGGCGTGTACCACCAGGCCCCCACGTACCGCGAGCTCCGCGGCGAGCCAGCCCCTGGCGAGAGCACGATCACGATCCAAACAGACCTCAAGTCCCAGCGTGCCGACGTGGCGGTTCTGGGCGTGGAGCACCTGTTCCGCCAGAGGCGCCTCACGTTCCGCGCCGAGGCCTATTACAAGCGGCTGACGAACCTCATCTCGTACACCGTCGACAACGTGCGCGTGGGGTACTCGGGAGAGAATGACTCGGAGGGCTACGCGGGCGGCATCGACATGCAGCTGCGTGGCGAGCTGGTGCCTGGCCTGGAGAGCTGGATCAACTACGGCTTCCTCCTCACCGAGGAGCGGTTCCTCACGCCCGACGGGTTTGAAAACCCGGCCTCGCCACAGCAGCGCGCCGACTCGCTCCGGTTCGTCCGCAACGGCGGCGGCGACTGGGTGCGGCGGCCGACGGACCGGCGCCACAACCTGTCCATCTTCGTGCAGGACCGCATTCCGGGAGACGACACGTGGAGCCTCCACCTCCGCTCGCTCTACGGCTCGCGCCTGCCCACGACCGCGCCCGCGGTGACGATCGACGCCGAGACGGGCGAGCGCACGTTCGAGGACGGAGTGCGCCACGCGATCTCGCTGCCCGCCTACTTCCGCTTCGACGTGGGAGCCACCAAGCGCCTCCGAATCGGCAAGGGCATCTCTGGCGCGCCGCTCATGCTCTTGGCGACGGTCGAGATCCTCAACGTGTTCGACCAGGCCAACGTGATCGCGAACGCGTACAACCTCCAGCAGCGGCCCAACGGCAGCAACTTCTTCGAGGCCGTGCCGACGCGGCTCACGCCGCGGACATTCAACGTGCGCCTGCGCGTGGACTTCTAG
- a CDS encoding RAD55 family ATPase produces MTAASSPPTPSGIAAVDDRWDGLRPGSALLLVGRSGAGRTDLGMAAVRSAVEAGQTCLLLSPRATDALAEAAKAAGVDLAALHKTGRLRVLRIPSGADLAAKGNAGLDSAYRDLGALAVKAGAHRVVIEDFTPLVQYTTFEAFGAAFSGLRKTLADAGAAFLLGLGEPANEASKRLLSVVQTRVDATVRVTSGENGRIVSIDETVMAEPPVPAPKAQAAPEARTTPAPETRAPAAPEARPAAFAPEAPAPEPTAPEPSAAEPPAQPFAPAPFAPAAPEASAEPSPPPMPDAFSLDSAPDPFETAPPAFPSSDGASLPVDEPLAPEASGLEASPDFGETPLPPPAVQETFAPERPSPPSSVMNAGIEIAPPPDPDLLAPIADPFGRDPGGTFFDNGYLVDSKGAATIPVTSVHQEAYPEVFTPPTQEPEPLAPMPPPTMPSFASIPAAPAQDNGRAATRQALDSAFAARDYGTPFLIVAARMERSQPESVSFETVTDGLRAALPSGGTLYADSARLRSLLVLPGADASGAQQIFATLQQHLQKHLGQQAEATLQAVAAITVPDGQPFGSAEELWNYAVES; encoded by the coding sequence ATGACTGCCGCCTCCTCCCCCCCTACGCCATCCGGTATCGCCGCCGTCGATGACCGCTGGGACGGGCTCCGCCCCGGATCCGCCCTCCTGCTCGTGGGCCGGTCCGGCGCGGGCCGAACGGACCTCGGGATGGCTGCCGTGCGCTCCGCCGTCGAGGCCGGGCAGACGTGCCTGCTGCTCTCTCCGCGCGCAACCGATGCTCTCGCCGAGGCCGCCAAAGCCGCCGGCGTGGACCTCGCGGCGCTCCACAAGACGGGCCGCCTGCGCGTGCTCCGCATTCCCTCTGGCGCCGACCTCGCGGCGAAAGGAAACGCCGGGCTGGATTCCGCCTACCGCGACCTCGGCGCCCTCGCGGTCAAAGCGGGCGCTCACCGCGTCGTGATCGAGGACTTCACGCCGCTGGTTCAGTACACCACCTTCGAGGCGTTCGGGGCCGCCTTTAGCGGCCTGCGCAAAACCCTCGCCGACGCAGGCGCGGCGTTCCTGCTCGGCCTCGGCGAGCCCGCCAACGAGGCCTCGAAGCGCTTGCTCTCGGTCGTGCAGACGCGCGTGGACGCGACCGTCCGTGTGACCTCTGGCGAGAACGGACGCATCGTCAGCATTGACGAGACCGTGATGGCTGAGCCTCCGGTTCCGGCGCCCAAGGCACAAGCCGCGCCAGAGGCCCGCACCACGCCTGCTCCAGAAACCCGCGCTCCAGCCGCGCCAGAGGCCAGGCCCGCTGCGTTCGCACCTGAGGCCCCTGCGCCGGAGCCGACCGCACCGGAACCGTCCGCAGCAGAGCCGCCCGCGCAGCCCTTCGCGCCCGCTCCCTTCGCGCCTGCTGCGCCAGAGGCCTCAGCCGAGCCGTCGCCTCCGCCCATGCCGGACGCCTTCTCGCTCGACAGCGCTCCGGACCCGTTCGAGACGGCGCCGCCCGCGTTTCCATCCAGTGATGGAGCGTCTCTGCCCGTTGATGAGCCTCTGGCGCCAGAGGCCTCCGGCCTGGAAGCGTCCCCCGATTTCGGCGAGACGCCGCTCCCGCCGCCTGCGGTTCAGGAGACCTTCGCGCCGGAGCGCCCCTCACCTCCGTCGAGCGTGATGAACGCGGGCATCGAAATCGCGCCGCCGCCGGACCCAGACCTGCTCGCCCCCATCGCCGACCCGTTCGGGCGCGACCCGGGCGGCACGTTCTTCGACAACGGGTACCTCGTGGACTCGAAGGGGGCCGCTACCATTCCGGTCACGTCGGTCCATCAGGAGGCCTACCCCGAGGTGTTCACGCCGCCCACCCAGGAGCCCGAGCCGCTGGCGCCCATGCCTCCGCCCACCATGCCCTCGTTTGCCTCCATTCCGGCGGCACCGGCGCAGGACAACGGGCGCGCGGCCACTCGGCAGGCGCTCGATTCCGCTTTCGCCGCGCGGGACTACGGCACGCCGTTCCTCATCGTCGCCGCGCGGATGGAGCGCTCGCAGCCGGAGTCCGTCTCGTTCGAGACCGTGACCGACGGGCTACGTGCCGCCCTCCCCTCTGGCGGCACGCTCTACGCCGACTCGGCGCGCCTCCGCTCGCTTCTCGTCCTCCCGGGCGCGGACGCCAGCGGCGCCCAGCAAATCTTCGCGACGTTGCAGCAGCACCTCCAGAAGCACCTCGGCCAGCAGGCCGAAGCCACGCTTCAGGCCGTTGCCGCCATCACGGTCCCGGACGGACAGCCTTTCGGCTCCGCCGAGGAGCTTTGGAACTACGCCGTCGAGAGCTAG
- the dusB gene encoding tRNA dihydrouridine synthase DusB produces the protein MRIADIDLGPRPLLLAPMEDVSDPPFRLLCKRMGADVVYTEFISAGGLSYGAKGSVQKLEFYEEERPVGIQIFGGEIDQVREAARIADAQNPTLIDINFGCPVKKVVCKDGGAGILRNLPKMEAITRAVIEEATRPVTVKTRLGWNDDSIQIEEVARMLEQAGVAALAVHARTRAQMYRGEARWQWFAKIREALQDIPLLGNGDATTPEKVKAMFDETPVDAVMIGRGAIGNPWIFRDAKALLETGEVPDPPSWEERISVVAEHLTGKCAWLGERKGVLEMRRMYGGYFKGHRGASGLRMALMEHKERDSVLEVLLNWRENEPEVQVPVGPLAPEAGTPAPLAVKPARLPKKATLPPALRERIAQRAA, from the coding sequence ATGCGTATCGCAGACATCGATCTCGGCCCCCGCCCGTTGCTTCTCGCGCCCATGGAGGACGTGAGCGACCCCCCGTTCCGCCTGCTCTGCAAGCGGATGGGCGCCGACGTGGTCTACACCGAGTTCATCTCCGCGGGCGGCCTGAGCTACGGCGCGAAGGGCTCCGTCCAGAAGCTGGAGTTCTACGAAGAGGAGCGGCCGGTCGGGATCCAGATCTTTGGCGGCGAGATCGATCAGGTGCGCGAGGCCGCGCGGATCGCCGACGCGCAGAACCCGACGCTGATCGACATCAACTTCGGCTGCCCGGTCAAAAAGGTGGTCTGCAAGGACGGCGGCGCGGGGATCCTGCGCAACCTCCCCAAGATGGAAGCCATCACGCGGGCCGTGATCGAAGAGGCCACGCGGCCCGTGACGGTCAAGACGCGGCTGGGCTGGAACGACGACTCGATCCAGATCGAGGAGGTCGCGCGAATGCTGGAACAGGCGGGCGTTGCGGCGCTGGCCGTCCACGCGCGGACGCGGGCGCAGATGTACCGCGGCGAGGCGCGCTGGCAGTGGTTCGCCAAGATCCGTGAGGCGCTCCAGGACATCCCGCTTCTCGGCAACGGCGACGCGACGACGCCCGAGAAAGTCAAGGCGATGTTCGACGAGACGCCCGTGGACGCGGTCATGATCGGCCGCGGCGCCATCGGCAACCCGTGGATCTTCCGCGACGCGAAAGCGCTGCTCGAAACCGGCGAGGTGCCGGATCCACCCTCATGGGAGGAGCGCATCTCGGTCGTGGCCGAGCACCTCACGGGCAAGTGCGCGTGGCTGGGCGAACGCAAAGGCGTGCTGGAGATGCGCCGCATGTACGGCGGCTACTTCAAGGGCCACCGCGGCGCCAGCGGCCTCCGCATGGCGCTGATGGAGCACAAAGAGCGCGACTCGGTCCTCGAAGTGCTGCTCAACTGGCGCGAGAACGAGCCCGAGGTCCAGGTGCCCGTCGGGCCTCTGGCGCCAGAGGCCGGGACGCCGGCGCCGCTGGCGGTCAAGCCCGCGCGGCTTCCCAAGAAGGCGACGCTGCCGCCCGCGCTCCGCGAGCGCATCGCCCAGCGCGCGGCCTAA
- a CDS encoding DUF302 domain-containing protein: MLARLPLLAFLLALAACSSTEEVRFATSVPGLDLSASQTSVEQATSQLQAALSNAGPVSVVATVDHAANASGAGLALRPTRVVLFGNPALGTPLMQANQQAGLDLPQKVLVYEDADGYTIVAYNTTEYLAARHGVGGVGTLAQIETALSTFASAAVPTSVRAVRNPSTGVAGEQGVVTVASENSVDVTVGRLKEAIQDNPNLTLVAELDHAENAASVGMDLRPTVLLVFGNPGLGTPLMQSGQTAAIDLPQKMLVYEGEDGAVTIAYNDPVYIASRHGITGQDDVLTTISNALEGLASGAAGRD, encoded by the coding sequence ATGCTCGCTCGTCTCCCGCTGCTCGCCTTCCTGCTCGCTCTCGCGGCCTGCTCCTCAACGGAAGAGGTGCGCTTCGCGACCTCCGTCCCCGGCCTGGACCTTTCGGCCAGTCAGACGTCCGTGGAGCAGGCGACCTCCCAACTCCAGGCCGCGCTCTCAAACGCTGGCCCCGTCTCCGTCGTCGCGACGGTGGACCACGCGGCCAATGCCTCTGGCGCGGGGCTCGCGCTCCGCCCGACGCGCGTCGTCCTGTTCGGCAACCCGGCGCTGGGGACGCCCTTGATGCAGGCCAACCAGCAAGCCGGTCTCGACCTTCCGCAGAAAGTGCTCGTGTACGAGGACGCCGACGGGTACACCATCGTGGCGTACAACACGACCGAGTACCTCGCTGCGCGCCATGGCGTCGGAGGCGTGGGGACGCTGGCGCAGATCGAAACGGCTCTCTCCACCTTCGCGAGTGCCGCCGTTCCAACCTCCGTTCGGGCGGTGCGGAACCCCTCAACGGGCGTTGCCGGGGAGCAAGGCGTCGTGACCGTGGCGAGCGAGAACAGCGTGGACGTGACCGTCGGCCGCTTGAAGGAGGCCATTCAAGACAACCCGAACCTCACGCTCGTCGCCGAACTGGATCACGCGGAGAACGCCGCCTCGGTGGGCATGGACCTCCGGCCGACGGTCCTGCTCGTGTTCGGCAACCCCGGCCTCGGAACGCCGCTCATGCAGTCCGGACAGACCGCCGCCATCGACCTGCCGCAGAAAATGCTCGTCTACGAAGGCGAGGACGGCGCCGTGACCATCGCCTACAACGATCCGGTGTACATCGCCTCACGTCACGGCATCACCGGCCAGGACGACGTGCTCACGACGATCTCGAACGCGCTCGAAGGCCTGGCCTCTGGCGCCGCAGGCCGCGACTAA
- the efp gene encoding elongation factor P, translating to MASTQDFRNGLVFTWKNDLWQIVEFQHVKPGKGGAFVRGKLKNVRNGKIVDNTFRAGEKIEIARVERREMQYLYEDDLGLHFMNTETYEQRTLRADMVEDKDFIKEGGMIDVLIDAGTEEALNVELPRQVELIVTQTDPGLKGDTAQGATKPATLESGATVNVPLFINEGDLIRVDIESKSYQTRVTAA from the coding sequence ATGGCCTCCACTCAAGACTTCCGCAACGGCCTCGTTTTCACCTGGAAAAACGATCTCTGGCAGATCGTCGAGTTTCAGCACGTCAAGCCCGGCAAGGGCGGCGCGTTCGTGCGCGGCAAGCTCAAGAACGTGCGCAACGGCAAGATCGTGGACAACACGTTCCGCGCCGGCGAGAAGATCGAGATCGCGCGCGTGGAGCGCCGCGAGATGCAGTACCTCTACGAGGACGACCTCGGGCTGCACTTCATGAACACCGAGACGTACGAGCAGCGCACGCTCCGCGCCGACATGGTGGAGGACAAGGACTTTATCAAGGAGGGCGGCATGATCGACGTGCTCATCGACGCCGGCACCGAGGAGGCACTCAACGTGGAGCTTCCGCGCCAGGTGGAGCTCATCGTCACGCAGACCGATCCCGGCCTCAAGGGCGACACCGCGCAGGGCGCGACCAAGCCCGCCACGCTGGAGTCCGGCGCAACGGTCAACGTCCCGCTGTTCATCAACGAGGGCGACCTCATCCGCGTCGACATCGAGAGCAAGAGCTACCAGACGCGCGTAACCGCCGCCTAG
- the accB gene encoding acetyl-CoA carboxylase biotin carboxyl carrier protein, which yields MDLDKIERLLDIVAKSGLAEVEVEEKDFKLTVRATSAPQEASSAQAPMVIAMPGYGAPAAPMAAAPAAPAPAAAPAAPAAPAAPAPEAAAEPGSGAGETLVPAPIVGTFYSAPTPDSDPFVKVGDRVEKGQTLCIIEAMKLMNEIEAEEAGVVKQILVQNAEPVEFDQPLFVIQG from the coding sequence ATGGACCTCGACAAGATCGAACGGCTCCTCGACATCGTCGCCAAGAGCGGCCTCGCCGAGGTAGAGGTCGAAGAAAAGGACTTCAAGCTCACCGTCCGCGCCACCAGCGCGCCGCAAGAGGCCTCTAGCGCCCAGGCGCCGATGGTGATCGCCATGCCCGGCTACGGCGCGCCCGCGGCCCCGATGGCTGCCGCCCCGGCGGCGCCGGCTCCCGCCGCCGCGCCGGCTGCTCCGGCCGCGCCCGCGGCCCCGGCGCCAGAGGCCGCTGCCGAGCCCGGCTCCGGCGCCGGCGAGACGCTCGTCCCCGCCCCCATCGTCGGCACGTTCTACAGCGCGCCCACGCCCGACTCGGACCCCTTCGTCAAGGTCGGCGATCGCGTCGAGAAGGGCCAGACGCTGTGCATCATCGAGGCCATGAAGCTGATGAACGAGATCGAGGCCGAGGAGGCCGGCGTCGTCAAGCAGATCCTCGTCCAGAACGCCGAGCCGGTCGAGTTCGACCAGCCGCTCTTCGTGATCCAGGGCTAG
- the accC gene encoding acetyl-CoA carboxylase biotin carboxylase subunit: protein MIKKVLIANRGEIALRIIRTCREMGIQTVAVYSTADRDSLPVRFADEAVCIGPPPSAKSYLHVPSIIAAAEVTGADAIHPGYGFLAENADFARTCADHNLTFIGPRPETISSMGDKSVAKETMVKAGVPVVPGSDGAVADAAEGLKAARDAGFPVMIKASAGGGGKGMRMASDEAEFEKLFVAASNEAMSAFGDGRIYIEKFVEEPRHVEIQLLGDGTGNVIHFGERECSIQRRHQKLLEEAPSPIVDEDLRQRMGEAAMAGAEAVKYTGAGTVEFLVDKNRDFYFMEMNTRIQVEHPVTEEVTDTDLIEWQIRVASGETFDSGARKLYGHSIECRINAEDPFRNFAPSPGTLTAFHSPKGRGVRCDTHVFGGYTIPQYYDSLIAKLIVRDSNREKAIAKMQRALGEFIVEGVKTTIPFHQQLLADPRFQAGDFDTKFLERFELVKGTGD, encoded by the coding sequence ATGATCAAGAAAGTCCTCATCGCCAACCGCGGCGAGATCGCGCTGCGCATCATCCGGACCTGTCGCGAGATGGGCATCCAGACCGTCGCGGTGTACTCCACGGCGGACCGCGACTCCCTCCCGGTCCGCTTCGCGGACGAGGCCGTCTGCATCGGCCCGCCGCCGAGCGCGAAGAGCTACCTCCACGTCCCGAGCATCATCGCCGCGGCCGAGGTCACCGGCGCCGACGCGATCCACCCCGGCTATGGCTTCCTCGCCGAGAACGCCGACTTCGCGCGGACGTGCGCCGATCACAACCTCACGTTTATCGGCCCACGCCCCGAGACGATCTCCAGCATGGGCGACAAAAGCGTCGCCAAGGAGACAATGGTCAAGGCAGGCGTCCCCGTCGTGCCCGGCTCGGACGGCGCGGTGGCCGACGCAGCCGAGGGCCTGAAGGCAGCGCGAGATGCCGGCTTCCCGGTCATGATCAAAGCCTCTGCCGGCGGCGGCGGCAAAGGCATGCGCATGGCGAGCGACGAGGCCGAGTTCGAGAAGCTCTTCGTCGCGGCCAGCAACGAGGCCATGAGCGCCTTCGGCGACGGCCGGATCTACATCGAGAAGTTCGTTGAGGAGCCGCGCCACGTTGAGATCCAACTGCTCGGCGACGGGACGGGCAACGTCATCCACTTCGGCGAGCGCGAGTGCTCCATCCAGCGCCGCCACCAGAAGCTGCTCGAAGAGGCGCCCTCACCCATCGTGGACGAGGATCTGCGCCAGAGGATGGGCGAGGCCGCGATGGCCGGCGCCGAGGCCGTGAAGTACACCGGCGCCGGGACCGTGGAATTCCTGGTCGACAAGAACCGGGACTTCTACTTCATGGAGATGAACACGCGCATCCAGGTGGAGCACCCCGTCACGGAGGAGGTGACCGACACCGACCTCATCGAGTGGCAGATCCGCGTGGCCTCTGGCGAGACGTTCGACAGCGGCGCGCGCAAGCTCTACGGCCACTCCATCGAGTGCCGGATCAACGCCGAGGACCCGTTCCGCAACTTCGCGCCCAGCCCCGGCACGCTCACGGCGTTCCACAGCCCGAAGGGCCGAGGCGTCCGCTGCGACACGCACGTGTTCGGCGGGTACACCATCCCGCAGTACTACGACTCCCTCATCGCCAAGCTGATCGTGCGCGACAGCAACCGCGAAAAGGCCATCGCCAAGATGCAGCGCGCGCTCGGCGAGTTCATCGTCGAGGGCGTCAAGACCACCATCCCGTTCCACCAGCAGCTCCTGGCGGACCCCCGCTTCCAGGCGGGCGACTTCGATACCAAGTTCCTCGAACGCTTCGAGCTCGTTAAGGGGACTGGCGACTAG
- the gcvH gene encoding glycine cleavage system protein GcvH, with protein sequence MNIPADLRYTKDHEWVRLENGVATIGITDYAQGELGDIVFVEMDVAEGDEVEAEAAFGTVEAVKTVSELFAPLAGTVESINEDLEDAPETVNSAPYGDGWMIRITTDDDGSGLMSAEEYAHMIGADS encoded by the coding sequence ATGAACATCCCTGCTGACCTCCGCTACACCAAAGACCACGAGTGGGTCCGCCTCGAAAACGGCGTCGCCACCATCGGCATCACCGACTACGCCCAGGGCGAGCTGGGCGACATCGTGTTCGTCGAGATGGACGTGGCCGAGGGCGACGAGGTCGAGGCCGAGGCCGCCTTTGGGACCGTCGAGGCGGTCAAGACCGTCAGCGAGCTGTTCGCGCCTCTGGCGGGCACCGTCGAGTCCATCAACGAGGACCTGGAGGACGCGCCCGAGACGGTCAACTCCGCCCCGTACGGCGACGGCTGGATGATCCGGATCACGACCGACGACGACGGCAGCGGCCTGATGTCCGCCGAGGAGTACGCCCACATGATCGGCGCCGATAGCTGA
- the guaA gene encoding glutamine-hydrolyzing GMP synthase has translation MPNHETIVILDFGSQTTQLIARRVREAGVYCEIHPCTIAPEAVVEMNPTGLILSGGPMSVYDEGAPQVDPSLFEMTGEAGEPVPVLGICYGLQAMATALGGKVEASDRREFGHADLVGHAETPLFAGIPTHTRVWMSHGDHLTKVPEGFRAIAATDNAPLAAVAHESRPLFGVQFHPEVVHTDDGARLLQNFALAVCSARGDWTTESFIDEKIREIRETVGDHHVVLGLSGGVDSSVAAALLHKAIGDQLTCIFVDNGLLRAGEFEQVQTTFRDGFHIDLRAVDASELFLSRLADVADPEEKRKIIGAAFIDVFTEETHKLEEELGHRPKFLAQGTLYPDVIESVSFKGPSATIKSHHNVGGLPEKLGFELLEPFRELFKDEVREVGTELGVPDAIIRRHPFPGPGLAVRILGPITRADADLLRQADTIWLDELETSGTYDDVWQAFAVLLPVKSVGVMGDYRTYEQAVCLRAVTSTDGMTADWAKLPYEVLGRASNRIINEVRGINRVAYDVSSKPPATIEWE, from the coding sequence ATCCCGAATCACGAAACCATCGTCATCCTGGACTTCGGGAGCCAGACGACCCAGCTCATCGCGCGGCGCGTCCGCGAGGCGGGCGTCTACTGCGAGATCCACCCGTGCACGATCGCGCCAGAGGCCGTCGTGGAGATGAACCCCACCGGGCTCATCCTCTCGGGCGGGCCGATGTCGGTCTACGACGAGGGCGCGCCGCAGGTGGACCCCTCGCTGTTCGAGATGACCGGCGAAGCGGGGGAGCCCGTTCCCGTGCTTGGCATCTGCTACGGGCTGCAGGCCATGGCGACGGCGCTCGGCGGCAAGGTGGAAGCGTCCGACCGCCGCGAGTTCGGCCACGCCGACTTGGTGGGACACGCCGAGACGCCGCTGTTCGCGGGCATCCCGACCCACACACGCGTCTGGATGAGCCACGGCGACCACCTGACAAAGGTGCCCGAAGGCTTCCGCGCCATCGCCGCGACAGACAACGCGCCTCTGGCGGCCGTCGCCCACGAGAGCCGCCCGCTGTTCGGCGTGCAGTTCCACCCCGAGGTGGTCCACACCGACGACGGCGCGCGGCTGCTCCAGAACTTCGCCCTCGCCGTTTGCAGCGCCAGAGGCGACTGGACGACCGAGTCGTTTATCGACGAGAAGATCCGCGAGATCCGCGAGACCGTGGGTGACCACCACGTCGTGCTCGGCCTCTCGGGCGGTGTGGATTCGTCGGTCGCGGCGGCGCTGTTGCACAAAGCCATCGGCGACCAGCTGACGTGCATCTTCGTGGACAACGGCCTCTTGCGCGCCGGCGAGTTCGAGCAGGTGCAGACCACGTTCCGCGACGGCTTCCACATCGACCTCCGCGCCGTCGACGCGAGCGAGCTTTTCCTCTCGCGCCTGGCCGACGTGGCCGATCCGGAGGAGAAGCGCAAGATCATCGGCGCGGCGTTTATCGACGTGTTTACCGAGGAGACGCACAAGCTGGAGGAGGAGCTCGGCCACAGGCCGAAGTTTTTGGCGCAGGGCACGCTCTACCCGGACGTGATCGAGAGCGTGAGCTTTAAGGGCCCCAGCGCGACGATCAAGAGCCACCACAACGTGGGCGGCCTGCCCGAGAAGCTGGGCTTCGAGCTCCTGGAGCCGTTCCGCGAGCTGTTCAAGGACGAGGTCCGCGAGGTGGGCACCGAACTGGGCGTGCCCGATGCCATCATCCGCCGCCACCCGTTCCCCGGGCCGGGCCTCGCCGTCCGCATCCTCGGCCCCATCACGCGCGCCGACGCCGACCTCTTGCGGCAGGCCGACACCATCTGGCTGGACGAACTCGAAACCAGCGGCACGTACGACGACGTGTGGCAGGCCTTCGCGGTCTTGCTCCCCGTCAAGAGCGTGGGAGTCATGGGTGACTACCGGACCTACGAGCAGGCCGTCTGCCTCCGCGCCGTAACGAGCACCGATGGCATGACCGCCGACTGGGCAAAGCTGCCGTACGAAGTGCTGGGCCGCGCGTCCAACCGCATCATCAACGAGGTGCGCGGCATCAACCGCGTCGCCTACGACGTAAGCAGCAAGCCACCGGCGACGATCGAGTGGGAGTAG